CCATGCACGAGCTCGAACTCTACGTGGTGTTCGAAGGTATCCGCCAGTAAGTCCACCGTGTTAAAAAGCGCCATCGCCCCGGCCGGGGCGGTGGCGCTTTTGCGTTTTGAGTCGCAAAAAATTTTCGATAGGAGTTTCGTCTTGGCCACTTCGCGTCAGCACACTCTGGGCCTCACCTTGTGGCGACAAACCTGGCCGATGGCCATCGGCGTTCTCGCGCTGCTGGGCTTTCAACTGGTCGATAGCGCTTTCATTGCGCGCCTGGGCACGGCGCCGCTGGCGGCGCAGTCGTTCACCTTTCCGCTCTCGTTTTTGATCATCGGCGTGCAGGTCGGCATGGGAATTGCCATCGCCGCGCTGGTCTCTCGGGCGCTGGGGGCGGGCGAAGACGAGCGTGCACGGCGCCTGGGAAGTCTCGTACTGCTCGCCGGTGGCGGCGTCATCGGCGCGCTATGTATTCTGCTCTGGCTGTTACAGACGCCTATTTTCACGCTTCTTGGCGCCGATGATACTGCACTTGGCTATATACGAACCTACTGGGGCCCGCAGCTTTTTTCTGCCTGGCTGGCCGCGCTGTTATACTTCGTTTACAGCCTTTTTCGCGCCCACGGCGATACTTACCTCCCCGGCAAGATGATGGTGCTCAGCAGTGCGGTCAACCTGGCGCTCGACCCGCTGCTGATCTTTGGCGCAGGCGACTGGCCCGGGCTTGGGCTTCCTGGCGCGGCCTGGGCGAGCGTCGTCGCCTTTGGCGTCGGGCTCGCGGTGATTAGCCGCAAACTGGCACGCCATCAGTGGCTGGCGTTCGACGGCATTGTTCTTGAAGCGCGAGCCTCCTGGCGACGTTTTATCGGTATCGCCGGGCCTGCGATGGTCAGCCAGCTAATGCCGCCGCTGGCCGCGATGCTGGCGATCACCGCGGTTGCCGGGCTCGGCGATGTTCAGGTGGCGGCCTGGGGGTTGGCGAATCGGCTGGAAACCATGTCGCTGATGGTGATTCTCGCCATGACCATGTCGCTGCCGCCCTGGCTTGGCCGCTGCTATGGGGCGGGCGACTGGGCACAGATTCATCGGCTGATGCGCCTGGCGCTCAAGGTGGCGCTGGTGTGGCAGCTTGCCCTCGGCATCGTGCTGGCACTCGTTGCGCCCTGGGTGGCCGCGGCGCTGGCGGGTAACCCGGAGGTGCGCGAGGCGCTGACGCTTCTGATCCGCTTCATGCTGCCAAGCTATGCGCTGCTCGGCGTATGCATGCTGGTGGTGTCGGCAGGCAACGCGCTGGGCTGGCCGCTTCGGGCGATGCTCTTGTCCAGCGCGCGGCTGTTCGTGTTCTACCTGCCGTCTCTGTGGCTCGGGACGCTGCTTTTCGGCTGGGTGGGGCTGGCCGCCGGCGCCGCGATCGGCAACGTGATGGCCGGACTCGCCGCCTGGATCGTGCTGCGGCGCATACTGTCGCGCCCGCACCGCCAGGCGGCGCCTGCCGATATCAGGGATGACGCGCTTTCTGAAACGCGAAGTAGCTAAACAGTAGCGCCATGGCAAGATAGCCCATGACGAAGTCCGGTGCGGCGTTGAGCGCAAGCTTCGGTGCGTGCATCAGGCCAACGAACGAGAAGCCCGCCGCGACCAGCGCGAAGATGGCCGCCTTGCGAAAGCGGTGGTCGATGGCGCACACCGTCATCGCGCCGAGCAGAATGGCCATGAACATGGCGCCCTGGCCCATCACCACGATGGCCGAGGAGATACCGCTGACGACCTCTTCAGCGCCGCGGTTGAAGCGGGTCGAGACGTAGTTGGCGAAGTAGGGCAGCATGGCCAGCGCGACCGCCGGATAGTAGCGGGTGTCGTTGGCCTGGAACGCGGTGGTGATCATCGAAATGCCCACGAACACCAGGATGGGGGCGACCACGGAAACGGGAATGATCGCCGCGAGGGCGGCGATCAGCCCGAGCATGGTCGCCAGGCCATACACCGCGCCGTTGGCAATGCTGTAGCCGCGCCCGGCGCCCATCCACTTGGCGCCGACGGTAGCGATGTACACCGTGGTTGGAAACACGCCGCCGAACAGCGCGCCGATCATGGTGCCTGCGCCGTCCACCGCCTGACATTCGCGCACGTCGTATTTATCGCCGGCGGCTTCCATCGCCTCGACGTTGTTCATCGTCTCGATGGCGTTGTAAAGCGTGATGGGTAGCACCACGGTCAGCACCGCCAGCATCCCGCCGAACAGTAGCCCAAGCCCGTCCCACCAGGCCCAATTCGGCAGCAGCGGATAAAAGCCCAGATGCGTGAAGGCGTCACTAAAGCGCTCGCCACCGGCATCGCCGATCAGGTACGCCATCACCGTGCCCAGCACGATGGCAAACAGCGACGTGGGAAGTTTGAACGGCATGCTCACCCGGGCGATCAGCCCCACGATGGTAATGCCCAGCACCAGTAGCCCGATGACCGGCATCTCCAACGTCTTGAACAGCATTTCGCCGGCGATGAACGTGAGCGCCACGCCCGCCACCGCGCCGAGCATGGCCGCTCGCGGCAAATGGTGTTGCACGAAGCGCCCGACCAGGCTCACCAGCGCCTCGATGGCGCCGCTGATGAAACAGGCCGCCACCGCCACCTGCCAGGCGAGCGTGGCATCGCCGGTCAACTGCTTGGCCGGTAGCAGCACGCCGAAAAGAAAGACGAACATGACCGGCGTCGAGATACCGTAGGAGAGCGCGGTCACGTCGCTTCGCTGCTCCCGGTGGGCCAAGCGCGTCGCACTCCAGGCGTAGTAGAAGTTGCCCGCCATGACCGCGACCGCCGCCCCGGGCAGAACCTGCCCGAAGACGATCTCTGCGGGAAAGTCCATGCCCAGCATGGTGATCGCGATGATCACGAAGTTGGCAATGTTGTTTTGAAACAGCGCGAAAAACGCGTCGGTGTCTTCTTTTTTATACCAGGGATAGCGAAAGCCGTGGGCCGCCATGGAAAGCCTCGGAAATTTGACTGATCGGTCAGTTTTGATGATCGGAAACAAAAGCGCCCAGACGATTGTCTGGGCGCTTTTGAAGGTACTGCGTTACTCGTTGACGGCGGCGATCGCCTTGGCCAGATAGGGCAGGTTCTCCTGAGAGAAACCGGCCACGTTGGCCCGGCCCGAACGAACCATGTAGATGCCGAACTCGTCGCGCAGGCGATCGACCTGCTCCGGCGTCAGGCCGGTGTAGGAGAACATGCCACGCTGCTCGGCAACGCAAGCGTACTTGTCAGCGAGGCCATAGGGCCTGAGCGCTTCGACGAAATCGCGGCGCAGCGTATTGATGCGATCGCGCATTTCGGTCAGCTCTTCACGCCACATCTGGCAAAGCTCCGGGTCGTGGAGAATTTCGCTGACGATGGCACCGCCGTGCGCCGGCGGATTGGAGTAGTTTTCGCGCGCAACGATGGCGACCTGAGAGCGCACGTTCTCCATCTGCTCTTCGTCCTTCGCCACCAGAATCAGCGCACCGGTACGCTCACAATAGATGCCGAAGTTCTTTGAGCAGGAGCTGGTGATGATCACCTCATCCAGGTTCTCTGCGAGAAGGCGTACGCCGTAAGCGTCCTCTTCCAGCCCTTCACCAAAGCCCTGGTAGGCGAAATCGACCAGCGGTAGAAGCTTGCGCTCTTTCACAATCTCGAGCACTTCCTGCCACTGCGCCTGGGAGAGATCGAAGCCGGTCGGGTTGTGACAGCACGCGTGCAGCACGACAACGTCCCCCTCGGGAATCTTCTTGAGCGCGTTGACCATGCCTTCGAAGTCCAGGCGGTTGTCCGGGTCGACGTAGGGGTACTTATGAAGCTCGATCCCTGCCGAGGTGAAAATACCGTGGTGGTTCGGCCAGGTGGGGTCGCTGACCCAGATGCCCTTGCCCGGCATCTGGCCGGCGATGAAGTCCGCCGCCAGTCGCAGCGCGCCGGTGCCGCCGGGGGACTGGGTGGCGCTGGCGCGTTTCTGGCTCAGTACGCTCGAGTTTTCACCCAGTACGATCGGCAGCACGGCTTCACCGTAGGCGGGCGCGCCGTGAGAACCAATGTAGGTTTTGGTTGTTTCGTTATTGAGCAGACGAGCCTCTGCTTCCTTGACGGCGCGCATGATCGGCGTATTGCCGTTGGCATCGCGATAAACGCCGACGCCCAAATCCACTTTCTGTGGGTTGGTGTCTTTTTTGAAAGCATCGATCAGTCCAAGAATGGCATCACCCGGGACCCGCTCAATATGCTCGAACATTGAAATGACTACCTCGTTAAGCGATGAATAATATGCAGCGCTTTATGATGCCATCGCGTTACGGGAACTGCCACACCGCTGGCCGGGTAATCGGTAAAAGAGTCGCCGTCTTGAGCGCCCTGGCTTCACTGGATGGAGTAAACGCAGTCTCGCCCGGTGTCCTTGGCGCGATAAAGCGCCTTGTCTGCGCGCTTCAAAAGTGTGGCGAGTATCTCCTGCGAGCGGTACTCAGCGACCCCGATGCTGATGGTGACCTCCCCGGTGCCGGCGCCCAAATCGAGCTTCGCGATACTGTCGCGCACGCGCTCGGCGACGCGGTAACAGTGGCCAAGCGTTGTGCGTGGTGCTACCGCCACGAACTCTTCACCCCCCAGTCTTGCCAGCATGTCGCTGTCGCGCAAAAGCGCTCTGGTGCGCTCGGCCAACGCGCGCAGAATCTCATCGCCGTAGGCGTGACCAAACCGATCATTGAAGCGTTTGAAGTGATCGACATCGATCATCATGATCGAAAAGGGGGTCGAGTCTTGCTCGCTGATCATGCTCAAACGGTTGAGCTCCAGCATTAGTTTGCGGCGGTTGGGAAGCCCCGTCAGCACGTCGGTATGGCAGCGTTTCTCGAGACGCTGCTCGTTCACCACCTGGCCTGTGATGTTCATCATCATGCCGTTGAAGCGAACGCCGCCGTCAACCCGCACCGGTGACGCGCTGACGCCGATCCAGTAGGCCTTGTGAGAGGGGTGACAAAGCTTGAAACGGGTAGCTAGCGGCACGAGCCAGCGCGCGGAGCGCTCGATGGCGGTGCTCACCATCGGCCAGTGTTCGCCGGTAAGCTGTGCGATGGCCGCGTTGGCGCTGTCGGCCAGCGCCGCGCGGTCCAGGTGGTCGAGTATGTCGCGATCGCCTTCCAGATAGGTAAAACGCAGGGTGCCATCTGGCGAGCGGTCGAGCTGAAATATGACCCCCGGTAGGCAGGGCAGAAGCGCTTCGGTGGTGGGCGCCGTCAAGGATGAATTGATCACGTACATGCGGTGTACCACATGGGAAACGTTGAAAAAATGAAAAATGAGCTGACAGGGTAGCGTGTTAACGACCGGGTTTCTGTAAGCCTTTACTGACATCGACCGTGGATCTTTATATTTTATCGTCATAACCATGGCCGTTTTTAGTCGCATAATTATTTAATGGTTGGCTAACGTTGACTGCGTTGAAACGATGTTTTAGGAGAATAACTGGCGGGTGTCGGGCAAGTTAACTACTGTTTTTAAATACCAACTTTGAAAATCAACAGATTCCTCAGGGACGCACCATGGCAGACGACACCAAGCTGGATCAACAACCCGCCGGTCAGCCCCGCGGCGGCAAGCTCAGCACCAGCGAGCTCTTCAAACATAACCGCGTTCGGGCCATTGCCGGTATTGCCGCCGTGGCCGTCGTTTGGGCCATCATGGCGCAGTCCAACGCCAATACCCATCGCGATCGTATCGACGTTCTGGAAAACGATTTGGCGACGTCCGAGCAGCAAAATCAGCGCTTGAGCCAGCGCGTTAGCGAAATCGAGCAGGCGGAAACCGACCTCGGCGCGATGCGCGAAGAGATTGCTTCGCTCGAGCAGCGCCAGGCGGAGGCCCAGCAAAGCGTGCAGCAGGCCGAGGAAGAGGCCCAAACGATTCAGTCGCGTCTCGAAGAACTTCAAAACCAGCGCGATTCGCTCGAAAAGGAAGTCGAGAGCCTCGAACAGGAGCTTCAAAACGCTCAGGAAAACATGCAGTCGCTGCGCGACGAGCGTGACGAGATCACCTCGACGCGTGATGAAGCGCAGTCGAATCTGGACCAGATCGAGCAGGCGCGTGAAAGCGCCGAAGAGGCCCGTCAGGAAGCGGAAACCGCGCGCCAGCAGGCCGAAGAGCAGCGTCAGCAGGTACTCGACGCGCAAAACGAAGCTCAGCAGCAGCTCGAGGAGCTCGAAAGCCAGGTGAGCGACGCCGAAGAGCGCCTCGCATCACTACAAGAAGAGATCGACAGTGCCCAGCAGGAGGTCGATCAGCTGGAAAGCGAGCGTGAAAGCGCAAGCAGCGAGCGCGATGATCTTCAGTCGGAAATCGATTCGCTCACCGAACAGCGCGATGAGCAGGCGCAGAGCCTGACACAGGTTCGCTCGGAAATGGACGATCTCATGGTGGCCCTGGATATGGGTCGCGAAGAGCTCTCAAACGTCGAAAGCGATATCGAAACGCGTGAGCAGCAGCTCGAGCGGCTGGAAAGTCAGCTCAGCGACTGGCGCGAAGAACTATCCGCGCTCGACGCTCGCCTTGAAGTCGACGACGCCAGCGAAGACGAGGTGCCCAATCTGGCTCCCAACGGCCAGCAGTCGAATCAGGGTGGTCAGAGTGGACAGAGCCAGTCGTCTCAGGGGGAGTCTGATCAAGCCCAGAACCGTCAGGGCCAGGGGTCACAGGGCCAAAGCGGACAGAATGGTCAGAGCAGCGCGCAGAATCAGGGTGGACAGAGTCCGACTGGACAGAGCCCGACTGGTCAGAGCTCAAACCAGTCCGGCCAATCCAACGGTGCTTCTTCGCAGGACGATGAAGGCGAGGAGGAAACCGACGAGCAGAGTGCTGCCCAGTAAAGCGTTTTCCCTTGAACGGGCAGCATTAAGAAGTCGCTACGCGGGTACGGCAAACGCCGTACCCGCTTTTTATCGTTTCGAGTTTATGAACCGGGCGCCAGCGCGTATGATTTAGCCACTTAAACGCTGTGCAAAGGAGCGTACAATGGATGGGATCAAGCACATAATCGCAGTAGCGTCCGGCAAGGGGGGCGTGGGGAAATCCACCGTCACCGTAAACCTGGCGCTGGCGCTCGCCGCCCAGGGGTATCGCGTTGGAGTGCTCGACGCCGATATCTATGGCCCAAGCCAGGCGCAAATGCTCGGTGTGGAAGAGGGCACGCGGCCTCAGCCTGCCGGTGAAAACGCGTTTATGCCGCTTCAGGCCCACGGGCTCAAGGCAATGTCGATGGCGTTTTTGGTCAATTCCCGCGATGCGATGGTGTGGCGTGGCCCGATGGTCGTTGGCGCCTTTCAGCAGATGCTCAATCAGACCCAGTGGGGCGAGCTCGACTTTCTGCTGATCGACATGCCGCCGGGCACCGGCGACATCCAGTTGACACTTGCCCAAAAGGTGCCGGTATCCGGCGCGGTGATCGTCACGACCCCCCAGGATATCGCGCTTCTGGATGCGCGCAAGGGCATCGAGATGTTTCGCAAGGTCAACGTGCCGGTGGTGGGCGTGGTCGAGAACATGAGCCTTTACAAGTGCGAAAGCTGTGGCCATGAGGCGGCCATTTTCGGTACTGGCGGCGGCGAGCGCATCGCTCAGGAGTACGCCACGAAAGTGTTGGGGCGCCTCCCGCTGGCGATGTCCATTCGCGAGCTGGCGGACTCCGGCAAGCCCACGGTGGTCTCGAGCCCCGAAAGCGACGAGAGCCAAACCTTTGCCGAAATCGCCCGCCAGGTGGCGGCTTCGGTGATGGGAACGCAGCAAAGCGGCCCCACGATTTCCTTTAGCGAGTGATGAGCAGCAATGAGTATTCAGTCTGACAAGTGGATTCGCCGCATGGCGCAAAGTGACGCCATGATCGAGCCCTTCGAGCCGGGGCAGGTGCGCCACGTCAACGACCAGCGGGTCATCTCCTACGGCACATCGAGCTACGGCTACGACGTGCGCTGCTCCGACGAGTTCAAGGTGTTCACCAACATCCACTCGGCGATCGTCGACCCCAAGGCCTTCGATGACAAGAGCTTCGTCGACGTGAAGGGCGATGTCTGCATCATTCCGCCCAACTCCTTTGCGTTGGCGCGCACCGTGGAGTACTTCCGTATCCCGCGTAACGTGCTCACCATTTGCCTGGGGAAATCCACCTACGCGCGCTGCGGTATCATCGTCAACGTCACGCCCCTGGAGCCAGAGTGGGAGGGTCATGTGACGCTGGAGTTCTCCAACACCACCAATCTTCCGGCGAAGATTTACGCCCACGAAGGTGTGGCGCAGATGCTTTTTCTCGCCGCCGACGAGGAGTGTGAAACCTCCTACAAGGATCGGGGCGGCAAGTACATGGGCCAGCGCGGCGTGACGCTGCCACGTACCTGACCTCACAGGTCATCGCATCAACAGCCGCATAAAAAAAGCGCGCTCGGGAAGGCGCGCTTTTTGCTATCAAGGGAGCCGTCAAACGTCTTCGTCGAGCTCTTCGGCGGCGTCGTCATGAGACAGGCGCATCCCCTGGGGCGGTAGCGGCTGGCCGTCGATGGTGACCTTATCGCTTGAGTAGTTGAGCCGGCCCTGCAAAAACCACTGCACGGCAATGGGCAGAATCAGATGCTCGCGGGCGTGCACCTTGTCTTTTAGCCGCTGCTCATCGTCGTCTTCATCGATGCGACACTCGGCCTGCAGCACGACCGGGCCGCCGTCGAGCTCCTCGGTGACGAAGTGTACGCTACAGCCATGCAGATCGCGCCCGTCGGCCAGCGCTCGGGCGTGGGTGTTGAGCCCCTGATAGTCAGGTAAAAGCGACGGGTGGATGTTGAGCATTCTGCCCAGAAAGCGCTGTACGAAGCGCGGCGTCAAAATGCGCATGAAGCCTGCCAGCACGATCAAATCCGGCTCGTGGCGCTCGATCACCTTGATCAGCGCGCCGTCATAGGCCTCGCGGCTTTCGTACTCGCGGTGGGGCAGCGCAACGGCTTCGATGCCGGCTTCGTGGGCGCGCTTGAGCCCGAACGCGGCGGGCTCGTTGGAGATCACCGCGACGATTTCGCCGCCCAACCGGTCGTGATTCTGGGCTTCGATCAGCGCTGCCAGGTTGCTGCCGCTGCCGGAAATAAGCACCACGATGCGGCGCTGATCGACCGGCTCTGGCGTCATGTCGTTGAGCGTGTCGCTTGTGTACTCGTTATCGCTCACTGGCTGGCCTCTCCCGCGGCCAGGTTCTCGAGAATCACGGCGTCCTCTTCGCGCTTGACGATTTCGCCGATGCGGTAAACGGTTTCGCCCTGATCCTGCAAATAGCTCATCGCCTCGTCGGCCTGCGCCTGGGGCACGACTACCACCATGCCGATGCCGCAGTTGAGCACCCGGTGCATCTCCACTTCGCTGACGTTGCCCTTGGCCTGCAGCCAGTTGAAAACCTCCGGGCGCTTCCAGGTACTGACGTCGACCCGTGCGGCCAGGTG
The window above is part of the Halomonas sp. GD1P12 genome. Proteins encoded here:
- a CDS encoding MATE family efflux transporter → MAIGVLALLGFQLVDSAFIARLGTAPLAAQSFTFPLSFLIIGVQVGMGIAIAALVSRALGAGEDERARRLGSLVLLAGGGVIGALCILLWLLQTPIFTLLGADDTALGYIRTYWGPQLFSAWLAALLYFVYSLFRAHGDTYLPGKMMVLSSAVNLALDPLLIFGAGDWPGLGLPGAAWASVVAFGVGLAVISRKLARHQWLAFDGIVLEARASWRRFIGIAGPAMVSQLMPPLAAMLAITAVAGLGDVQVAAWGLANRLETMSLMVILAMTMSLPPWLGRCYGAGDWAQIHRLMRLALKVALVWQLALGIVLALVAPWVAAALAGNPEVREALTLLIRFMLPSYALLGVCMLVVSAGNALGWPLRAMLLSSARLFVFYLPSLWLGTLLFGWVGLAAGAAIGNVMAGLAAWIVLRRILSRPHRQAAPADIRDDALSETRSS
- a CDS encoding NCS2 family permease encodes the protein MAAHGFRYPWYKKEDTDAFFALFQNNIANFVIIAITMLGMDFPAEIVFGQVLPGAAVAVMAGNFYYAWSATRLAHREQRSDVTALSYGISTPVMFVFLFGVLLPAKQLTGDATLAWQVAVAACFISGAIEALVSLVGRFVQHHLPRAAMLGAVAGVALTFIAGEMLFKTLEMPVIGLLVLGITIVGLIARVSMPFKLPTSLFAIVLGTVMAYLIGDAGGERFSDAFTHLGFYPLLPNWAWWDGLGLLFGGMLAVLTVVLPITLYNAIETMNNVEAMEAAGDKYDVRECQAVDGAGTMIGALFGGVFPTTVYIATVGAKWMGAGRGYSIANGAVYGLATMLGLIAALAAIIPVSVVAPILVFVGISMITTAFQANDTRYYPAVALAMLPYFANYVSTRFNRGAEEVVSGISSAIVVMGQGAMFMAILLGAMTVCAIDHRFRKAAIFALVAAGFSFVGLMHAPKLALNAAPDFVMGYLAMALLFSYFAFQKARHP
- a CDS encoding aromatic amino acid transaminase, with product MFEHIERVPGDAILGLIDAFKKDTNPQKVDLGVGVYRDANGNTPIMRAVKEAEARLLNNETTKTYIGSHGAPAYGEAVLPIVLGENSSVLSQKRASATQSPGGTGALRLAADFIAGQMPGKGIWVSDPTWPNHHGIFTSAGIELHKYPYVDPDNRLDFEGMVNALKKIPEGDVVVLHACCHNPTGFDLSQAQWQEVLEIVKERKLLPLVDFAYQGFGEGLEEDAYGVRLLAENLDEVIITSSCSKNFGIYCERTGALILVAKDEEQMENVRSQVAIVARENYSNPPAHGGAIVSEILHDPELCQMWREELTEMRDRINTLRRDFVEALRPYGLADKYACVAEQRGMFSYTGLTPEQVDRLRDEFGIYMVRSGRANVAGFSQENLPYLAKAIAAVNE
- a CDS encoding GGDEF domain-containing protein, which produces MYVINSSLTAPTTEALLPCLPGVIFQLDRSPDGTLRFTYLEGDRDILDHLDRAALADSANAAIAQLTGEHWPMVSTAIERSARWLVPLATRFKLCHPSHKAYWIGVSASPVRVDGGVRFNGMMMNITGQVVNEQRLEKRCHTDVLTGLPNRRKLMLELNRLSMISEQDSTPFSIMMIDVDHFKRFNDRFGHAYGDEILRALAERTRALLRDSDMLARLGGEEFVAVAPRTTLGHCYRVAERVRDSIAKLDLGAGTGEVTISIGVAEYRSQEILATLLKRADKALYRAKDTGRDCVYSIQ
- a CDS encoding kinesin is translated as MADDTKLDQQPAGQPRGGKLSTSELFKHNRVRAIAGIAAVAVVWAIMAQSNANTHRDRIDVLENDLATSEQQNQRLSQRVSEIEQAETDLGAMREEIASLEQRQAEAQQSVQQAEEEAQTIQSRLEELQNQRDSLEKEVESLEQELQNAQENMQSLRDERDEITSTRDEAQSNLDQIEQARESAEEARQEAETARQQAEEQRQQVLDAQNEAQQQLEELESQVSDAEERLASLQEEIDSAQQEVDQLESERESASSERDDLQSEIDSLTEQRDEQAQSLTQVRSEMDDLMVALDMGREELSNVESDIETREQQLERLESQLSDWREELSALDARLEVDDASEDEVPNLAPNGQQSNQGGQSGQSQSSQGESDQAQNRQGQGSQGQSGQNGQSSAQNQGGQSPTGQSPTGQSSNQSGQSNGASSQDDEGEEETDEQSAAQ
- the dcd gene encoding dCTP deaminase → MSIQSDKWIRRMAQSDAMIEPFEPGQVRHVNDQRVISYGTSSYGYDVRCSDEFKVFTNIHSAIVDPKAFDDKSFVDVKGDVCIIPPNSFALARTVEYFRIPRNVLTICLGKSTYARCGIIVNVTPLEPEWEGHVTLEFSNTTNLPAKIYAHEGVAQMLFLAADEECETSYKDRGGKYMGQRGVTLPRT
- the purN gene encoding phosphoribosylglycinamide formyltransferase, coding for MSDNEYTSDTLNDMTPEPVDQRRIVVLISGSGSNLAALIEAQNHDRLGGEIVAVISNEPAAFGLKRAHEAGIEAVALPHREYESREAYDGALIKVIERHEPDLIVLAGFMRILTPRFVQRFLGRMLNIHPSLLPDYQGLNTHARALADGRDLHGCSVHFVTEELDGGPVVLQAECRIDEDDDEQRLKDKVHAREHLILPIAVQWFLQGRLNYSSDKVTIDGQPLPPQGMRLSHDDAAEELDEDV